The genomic window TAGCAACCatcataaattttcattttttttatataattatattttaataggggtcatttgatttcaaaattaagaAACCTAACAAGTTACCAACCATTTCCTCcactttctcagcaaccaaacaagacATAACAACTATCATACCTCAATTCCCCACCTGTCTTCCATTTCAGCAACCAAAAGAAAATTGTcatgtaggaaaaaaaaatttctaaaatttacccgtgtaatttagcttcaattTCCTGCCCTTTATCTCCCTTTCTCATCAGCCAAACACATCACACCAATCATCACTCACCGTTAACGAAGTACGACGACGACGGCCACCCCCTGACGGTGGTGAGCGACATGGCCTCGTCCTCCGACAAGACATACGCCAGCTTCCCCACTAGATCAGCCAGACCGGAAAACCGCCCCCGAGGCGGCACCCAAAACGACGACCCGGGAACGAACGGCAGCCAATCCGGCGTCGCCTTCTTCACATGAATCTGATCGATGGCGTCATCGAGCTTGAGGATGCGCAGAATCTCGAGATCGGGATCGGAGGCTTCGAGATCGAGCTCGGTAAGAAATCCGTTCTCGGTGAGAAATCTGTTCTCGGGACTGTTGGAGCGGCAGCGGAAGGCGAGGAGCTGCGACGAAGAGCGGTGGAGAGAAGGATGGCTGAGACGCGTTAGGGTTAGGGCTAGGGTTTGGGAGAGGGATCGAGCCATTGTTGCAGGAGAATCTAGAATCACCGCTACAGGTTGTAGACGACAAGGGGTGTGGATGAAGATGATGAGGTCGACTCTTTTATACCTTTTAGTTTGCAGTGAAAACGACACCGTTTTGAAAATGCTCGTGTTGTTTTAGACCTGTATCCTCCCCATTTCCACAACCTTCCACTTCCAGCCTGTCTCCTGGTTGAATTGTGCCTCTGTTCGGACGAAGCGACATCGCCTTTAAAAGCTGGAATCAGTCCTATAGAGTCTACcataaaacgacgtcgttttgaccTAGCGAGATCGTTTTAGGGaaaaacgacgccgtttcgGATCGGGATTTTGCATGCGATATCACCTTATTATATTAGTAGCTTATGAAATAGTttacaaatttataaaacaaattccaaaatataaattattatttttggaaatgtaaattatattaaataaaatataaaaataatatattataaaaaaacttttatataaaagtagcacatttgatataaaatatataaatttactttttattattaaaaattatttttaaaattaaaactattatttattcaacataaatttgtaaaaattcgtatatcttatataaaaattattactattttctaattaaaaaataattttttttccaaataaacaTAAACCAAATCgaattaatgtatatatataatttaagattttttatttttatgattaatctACTTaggatgtttggtaaaatttaataacttaaattgattttaaattaaattatatttaagttatggacttaaaattcattatttatttcttattttaagtattaatttatttaataaaattaacttaaaatttattctaaatttttaaattgatatatttatcctcataaattataactaagaTAAAAGAGGTCGAATAATAATATAAGTGTTGTGAAGTAGCAAAAAAGACCCTAAAGGTAATTAGGataaataaaggtaaaaaagtaaaataaaaatattgacgtaattatttttatttactacttaaaattgttttttactttaaatcatattattaaattattttatcgaatatacttaataacttaaattaagttattaaatcatttaaagtaattaagttggtttatcaaACACATAAGGAGTGTtagataaaacttaatacttattacttaatgacttaaattaattttaagttaaattatacttatgttgttaatttgaaacttatcattttaagtattaaggttatttgataaaattaatttagaatttattctaaaaatcatcaaattgatatatttatcttcataaattataactagaaCAAATGAAATCTGAGTAACAATGAAAGTTATAGAATAGTAAAAGAGATCATGGAGATaattagaacaaataaaaattaaaaaataaaataaaaatatgaacttaagaataagtttatttttacttattacttaaaattgttttccacTTTAAGTcatactattaagttattttatcaaatatatttaataacttaaattaagttattaagttgatttatcaaacccctaatctaaataattaataaaattagtcaTTAAGTCAGTATGACTAGAATAATAGTCATTAAGTCTAGtaatgatataatccaaaatgaattaattgtaattatgtaatttaattgcaatatattataataacatTATTTGAACTTTTTGGTCCACAATGTCTGTCATTTGGGTTTGacctaaattaataaataaataaataaaaaccaaaggcttaaatcaattattattattaaaccaATTAACTcgattattcatatataaaactaattacATGACATGCATACTCCTACTTGAAACTTGATGACTTTCAAGAATCAAAATTCTcatattaagttaaattatcaactaattatttataacttttaatattGGGTCATAATCAAAAAGTATATACTAAGTTGACTACCAATCTTCAAACTACTAAATATTCTTGCCTTGGATTATTAATCTATTTTCCACTTGATCTTCAATCCTATTtgcattttaataatattttttttaggaggATTAGTTTTGTTTCATAATATAGTTTAGGCTAAAAATGTTAAAACTCATCTCCTAAAACATGGAAAGAAGAACAAATTTGCATCAATATTATAATTTGTAACTTAATGAAGAAACAATAAGACtctgtttggtaactattttttaaaataattctcatatattttataaaataaaagtatgttttggattttgaaatatttttaaactatttttaatattttaaaatatattttaagaataatttttatgtttaaagttttatttttaatcattagtataattatttttaaaaaataactctaaaaaacaagtgaatatttttttgttgtatttcTACACTTAGTCTAATGTATTTTATTTGCAAGAGTTTTATTGGTATTGTTTAAATTTATCCTTGTAGGGtctttcaatataaaatttaagagtatgtttgatagtgattttaaaaacttaacacttgaaatataaacatttttaaatgctaaaaaaattaaaaacatttttctggAAACGTATTCTAAGACACATTTAATTGTTATCTTTCCCaaattaattattgtttttttttcttcatttttatataaggTGACATTTGTATATTTGGCTTTTTACTgaaaataatttgcttttacaatttaggttgtttgtttttttaatttttgatgacTTATtactgaatttttaaaaaatttggctaaatagaaaaagccagtTTTTTAAACATCCCCAAATACGATTGCAAGCCGACGCCCAACCCTAGCCCACACATCCCTTATAGCTCTCTGCAACTAGCGATCCTTTGTCATCGATCTCTTTATCAAGAATCGGGATCACCTCAAGAAACCTAGAAAAAGGCATTCTTGTGTCTCTGTGATGCGAACAGTTGGTAAACGACACCGTGAGGAGAACCATGTTAGTGATGCGGTGCGTTTGATGAGAAGCGGCTTAGCGATATTCTCGGGAGTTTGTTAGAGAAGTTGTTGCAATTTGTTATAGAGATAGTATATGAGTGTGAGAGAGATGAAGGGTCAGGGGTGTTGTGGAAATTGTGTGAATTGCTCATCTCCTCTCTGCTCTGCTCTCTTTCATATTGTCATCAATAAGATTGCCTATTCTCTCTCCATCcgcctctcttcttcttcttatgtcGCATTTCATTTAAGTTTGCAccagttggtatcagagccgacgTTTCTTCGCCTGTGGAAGGAACGATGGCAGAAGCAACTCGTTCATAGGAAGTCAGACGCGAAATGCTTGAGATGATGAAAGAGTTCGAAAGGAAACAGGAGTTGTGGCGTCGCGAATCAGAAGAAAAAGCTGTCAAATCTTTTGCTGATCTCAAAAGTTTGATCGGAGGCTTGAGCCTTCAGAACCAGGAGGTGATGACCAATAGGGGAGAAGAACGTAGGTGGGAGAATCAACTCGGTCAGTCGACCAAGGTGGACTTTCCAAAGTTTAATGGAGGTGGATTAGATGGTTGGTTACTTCGGGTGGAGTATTTCTTCGAAGTCGATCGGACTCCTCCGGAAGCTAGAGTGCGCCTGGCAGCTCTTCACTTAGAGGGAAAAGCGATCCAGTGGCATCAGGGTTATATTAAGACTAGAGGTAATGAAGCCTACCTTGATTGGTCTGAATATGTCATTGCTTTGAATGCTAGATTTGGGCAACATGTTTTTGATGATCCGATTGCGGATCTGCGCAATTTAAGGCAAACAGGTTCACTGCAGAGCTATATGgatgaatttgatgaattgTATCCTAGAGCTGATATCAAAGAATCCCATGCCTTAAGTTTTTTCTTGTCTGGTTTAATTGATGAACTCCAGATGCCCGTTCGAATGTTCAAACCACAAACACTTGCTGATGCTTACTCTCTGGCCAGATTACAAGAAATAACAGTAGCCGCTTTGCAGAACAAACCAAAACCAGTCTCCAAAGGACCTAACCTATACTCACCCACCACTAACCATTACCACAAAGCCACGCCAATCACCTCTATTTCCCAAAATGCCACCAATCTCAGTAACACCACTTTCCCGAAAACTACAAATGTCGGACTGCTACCCTTACCACCATCAACCAATATACCTAAAACCAATCCTGGAATCACCACTAGAAACCATCGAAATTTCTCTAACAGAGACCTAGACGAGCGTCGGGCTAAGGGTTTATGTTTCTGGTGTGATGAGAAATTTACTCCTGGCCATAAATGCAAAAGGAAACAACTGTATGTTATGCAGATTCAGGTGGAGACAGATGGTGAGGGGCCTGAAGGGAATTTACAAATGGAAGGCTTGGGTGAGGAGGATGAACAGATTCAACTGTCTCTTAATGCTCTTATGAGCAATGAAGACTCACAAACTATGACCTTGAATGGAAATTACAAGGGGCGCTCCTTATTTGTGCTAATAGACTCAGGAAGCTCTCATAATTTCCTGAGTTCTAAGGTGGCAAAAAGGGTTGACTGTTGTTGGCAGAAGGCTAGAGGGATAAGGGTGACCGTAGCAAATGGGCAAGAACTTCACTGTACAGCTCTATGTTCAGACTTCAGGTGGAGAATGCAATGGCAAGAATTTATTGCGGAGGTTTATGTTCTGCCTATGGAGACTTATGATCTTATCTTGGGAACTCAATGGCTTGCCACTCTGGGAGATATCTCGTGGAACTTTAATACATTGCAGATGGGTTTTGAATTAAATGGCAAACCATATCTCTTACAGGGCAAAAATAAGCTTCAGGAGAGGATGTCACCTTGGGCAGATAAGCTAAAAGGCTTGGTAGAACAGCCTGGCTTGTTTGCAATACAGGACCTTTCAGATGCCACTCTCTGGGCTATTCAGGTGGCTGAAAACACTCATTTAGAGGAAACTCTCACCCCGCAGCAGCAGGAGGAGTTGCAAAAAATGTTGCAGGCTTTTGCGGACGTCTTTGAAGAGCCCACAGGATTACCCCCGGTCCGGGATTATGATCACCAGATTGATTTAAAGGATGAAGCAAGACCAATTAATTGCAGACCTTACAGGTATGCTGCAGTGCAGAAAGATGCTATTGAGAAACTGATTGGTGAAATGTTACATGCAGGAGTAATTAGACAAAGCAGGAGCCCTTACGCAAGTCCGGTGGTTCTAGTAAAAAAGAAGGATGGATCGTGGAGATTATGTGTTGACTACAGAGCTTTGAACCAAGTTACTGTTAAGGACAAATTTCCAATACCTGTTAttgaagaacttcttgaagaaTTGggaggttcaacaattttctccAAAATTGACCTACGCTCTGGCTATTGGCAAATCAGAATGCATGAACCTAATGTGCCAAAAACTGCCTTCAAGACACATGAGGGCCACTACGAATTTTTGGTGATGCCTTTTGGCCTCACGAATGCTCCATCCACCTTCCAGAGCCTTATGAACAATATCTTCCAACCCTATCTTCGGAAGTTCATTCTAGTGTTTTTTGATGACATTTTAATATACAGCAGAAGCTTCTCTGACCACATACATCATTTGAGTATTGCCTTGCAGGTCTTACGGGAGAATTTGCTTTATGCCAAGAGCACCAAATGTTTCTTTGGCCACTCTAGTATTGAGTATCTGGGCCATGTGATTTCCAGCGGGGGAGTTTATACTGATCCTCAAAAAGTTGCTGCTGTTAGAGACTGGCCAACTCCCATTACACTTAAGCAACTTCGTGGCTTTCTTGGCCTCACGGGGTACTATAGGCGGTTTGTAAAGGATTATGGAAAAATTGCAAAGCCACTGACAGATCTGCTTAAAAAGGACGCTTTTCACTGGACAGAGGGAAGTAATCAAGCTTTCATGGCTTTGAAACAGGCGATGATAACCACACCAGTGCTTGCCCTGCCAAATTTTTCAAAGGAGTTCATAATAGAAACAGATGCTTCTGGTCAGGGTATTGGAGCAGTCCTAATGCAAGAAGGACATCCCATTGCATACATCAGCAAGGCCTTATCTGACAGGTTTCAAACCTTATCCACTTATGAAAAAGAGATGTTGGCTATTCTTATGGCCATCAAAAAGTGGGAGTCATATCTGGTAGATCGCCATTTTGTAATCAAAACAGACCACCAGAGTCTGAAATATCTTCTTGAACAGCGAGTAACTACACCTACTCAGCAAGCTTGGGTTGCCAAGCTTATGCAATACGATTACGAAATTCGCTATAAGCAAGGAAAAGAGAATGTTGCTGCGGATGCTTTGTCTAGAATCCAACCAGCAGAGTTGTTTGTTCTATCTACAACAATTTTAAACACTCAGTTGTATGACTTGATCAAAGAATCTTGGGGTGTAGATCCTGAATTACAGAAGATCATTAAGGCTAAGGAAGCAGACCCCTCTGCTTATCCTAAATATTCTTGGCGAGGAGAGGAACTTCGGAGAAAGGGGAAATTGGTAGTTGGAGTCAATGAACAACTGCGACGAGAGATCTTAAACAGCTTTCATGATTCGCCAACTGGAGGCCATTCTGGCGTGTATGTGACTACAAAGCGAATATCTGCAGTAGTTTATTGGAAGGGTTTGAGGAAGTTTGTCCGAGAATATGTGAGAAATTGCTCTGTGTGTCAGCGCTTCAAACCAGAAAATAAACCTTATTCTGGCTTACTGCAACCATTGCCTGTTCCAGAGGGAGTCTTCACAGACATCACAATGGACTTCATCGAAGGCCTCCCCAAATCTAATGGTAAAACGGCAATTTTTGTTGTTGTGGACAGGCTTACCAAGTATGGTCACTTTATGCTGCTACCACACCCATATACAGCCAAGATGGTTGCCCAAGTGTTCCTTGACAGTGTATATAAACTTCATGGTCTTCCTCACTCCATCACATGTGACAGAGACCCTATTTTCACCAGTGTTTTTTGGCAGGAATTTTTCAAATTACAGGGCGTCTCATTGCAGCTATCTACTGCGTATCACCCTCAAACGGACGGTCAGACAGAAGTGGTGAATAGGTGTATTGAAACCTATCTTCGGTGCATGGCAGGCGATAACCCAGGCCAATGGGCAAACTGGATCTCATTAGCAGAGTTTTGGTATAATACTTCATACCATTCCTCTTTAAAGATGTCACCGTTTGAAGCTTTGTATGGTTATGCCCCTCCGCTACAAATTCCCTATTTTCCAAAGGACTCAAATGTTGAAGCTGTTGATAGAGTGTTAAATGAAAGAGAGAGTTGGCTGCAACTGCTTAAACACCATCTCTCCAAGGCACAGCAGAGGATGAAAATTCAAGCCGATAAGAACAGGTTTGACAGAGAATTCAACATTGGAGATATGGTGTTACTAAAACTCCAGGCTTATAAGCAAGTCAGTATGCATTCAGGAGGTCCCAAACTCCAACCCCGCTATTATGGCCCGTTTAAGGTGATAGACAGAATTGGAACAGTGGCTTATCAGCTCCAGTTGCCTCCTGATGCTCAAATACACAACGTATTCCACGTGTCCCTTCTCAAGCCAGCTCATGCATCAATTCAAGCTTGCTCATCTTTACCTATCTCTAATACCAGCACCACCTTGCTCCCACAAGCTATTCTGGACCGTCGTTTAGTCAAAAGACACAATGTCCCAGCTGTTCAATTACTGATACATTGGGTTGATAAATCACCAGCTGATGCGTCTTGGGAATTTGTAGATGATCTGAAGAGGAGGTTTCCTACTTTCTTCCTTGAGGACAAGAAAGTTTCTTAGAAGGGAGTATTGATGCGAACAGCTGGTAAACGACACCGTGAGGAGAACCATGTTAGTGATGCGGTGCGTTTGATGAGAAGCGGCTTAGCGATATTCTCGGGAGTTTGTTAGAGAAGTTGTTGCAATTTGTTATAGAGATAGTATATGAGTGTGAG from Vitis vinifera cultivar Pinot Noir 40024 chromosome 9, ASM3070453v1 includes these protein-coding regions:
- the LOC100246130 gene encoding uncharacterized protein LOC100246130 encodes the protein MARSLSQTLALTLTRLSHPSLHRSSSQLLAFRCRSNSPENRFLTENGFLTELDLEASDPDLEILRILKLDDAIDQIHVKKATPDWLPFVPGSSFWVPPRGRFSGLADLVGKLAYVLSEDEAMSLTTVRGWPSSSYFVNGASPHSEVETTSNNASQSEDEEG